The genomic region GATTTCTTTCAAGGAGGTTCTATTTGAGTATAGTAAGTTACTTGATATTTGCTATGTATTGGTGATATCTATATATTTGAACCTATGTTTAACATGCGTTAGTTTGGACATATGTTATTGTCGCACAGAGTCTGTTATGCTTTTGGTACATTTGTGTGAATGAAGTTATGGATAAACTTGATATggtttgtttattatatttaaggTTATATGTAATCTTATTTGCATGTTTATTAAACTAAGTGTTTGTGAAGTTGTTGTGTATTATATTTAAGTTTATGTCTAATCCTATTTCCatggtttttgcttttttttcttaagagcTTCAAGACTTAGTTCTGTACATGTGAATGATGTTATGGATATTATAGCTACTTGTGTTACTAAAAAtgatttctttataaaattattagctACTCTTAATTTGTATTCAGGGTGGTTTTGATTTAGATCAACAATCTCCAACCCGTAGCTAGGAATTTTTACATGGGAGCCGATTTGAAGTATTGATATAAAAACATAATTCATAAATCTATTGAacacaaaatttcaattttaatatatcttaaaaattaattaacataCAAAAACTGTCTAGTTCACTATAGACATATACAAGaatatctacaaaaaaaaaaaaaaaaacatttcacatCAAAATCATGCTTGATGCCTATTTTTCATGTAATGAAATTCATCCATAATCATTTCCATGGTGAAATTCCtagcaattttcttttctatataaCCTATCATATTATTTTCCAAAAGTTCATCTTCCATTCCATTGCGAAGTCTTGTGTTTAATAGTTTCATAGCTGAAAAAGCTTGTTTGGTAGTTGCTGTTGAAACTGGAGGAGTCAACACAAGACGAATCAGTCTATCAATTAAATGACAGGATTTAGACTTCCCTGAAATTTCTAATCCCCTACATAGCTCTGATATTGTacccatattttgaaaatctggATGCTTTGTCACATCAAGCTCATAATGTTGCAATTGACGCTTCAAAAGACATTTTCTGCTCAGTGAAATCTTGAGGATAATAATTTTCAACCAAATTGCAAATATCACCAATTTTGAATGATCTGAAAGCATTCTTAGGATTTAATGTTGAATTAAGAGTGAGAAGATTTGCTATTAGCTCACAAAATCTACTATTCAATTCTTGCAGTTGAAAGTCTATTGCAATTGTAAATATGTCAATTCTTAAATGATGTTCTATTGTTGTCAAAGCTTTATCTTGATGACGGTATCTATCTCGAGCATTAGTATAACAAGCATTTAAATTAGGAATATGAATTTCATGTTGTCCACAAAATGATGTAACACTAGCAAGTAAAGGCCCCCATCCATCATCTCTCAACTTTTGAATATGTGATTTTGTAGTTGAAACTAAATGCATGGCATTTAAAAGATCCTGAGAATGTTGTTGCAAAGCTTGACAAAGAATATTAGTAATTCCCATAATCTCTTTCAtcatatgcaaaattaaaacaaattcaaatgatGTTAATACATGATAAGCTCCCTCGACATCACCACATTGTCCTCAAAGATAGTACTAATAACTTTGCAAGttgcatcaaaattttttatcaaactaCAAATAGATTGAAAATGAGATCCCCAATGTGTATATCCAGCTCGTTGCAAAGTACCAATTTGGTTTGCTCCTCTTCTAGTCTCAATTTCATTAGAAGCAATCATATTCTCAATTTGTATCCCCTGAGCATATTGCGATTCATCATTGCGCATACTAGAACTAACgacaatattgataatattagtCAAATGATCAAAGAATTGATAAACAACTTTTACTTCTCTAGATGCTGTAACTAAAACCAATTGCAACTTATGAGCCATGCAATGTACATAATAAGCATATGGACATTCATTAAGAAATAGAGCTTTTAATACATTCCATTCACCACGCATATGACTAGCTCCATCATACCCTTGACCTCGAATATTCTCAATGTGGAGGTTGTAACGAGAAAGGACAACACATATCTCCTTCTTTATGGTCAATGCAGTAGTATCTCTAACATGCACAATATGAAAGAAACGCTCTTTAATGAAACTATTTTTATCAACAAACCTCAAAATAATGACCATGCTCTCTCTTCGACTTATCCCGGGTTTCGTCAACGAGAAGGCAAAATTTTGCATTCCGAATTCCTTCATAAATAGCATTTCACACTTTACTAGCAAGAATATCCAAAATCTTCTATTGAATTGTGGGTGATGTATATTTGGCATTTTGTGGAGTATTTTCTAGGACAACACTAGCTACTTTGTCATTGAAAGTTGATGTGAATTTTatcaattcaataaaattacctttatttttttattcaaggcTTTTATCATTACCTCTAAAAGCACAAGCTTGGAATGCTAGCCATCGAGCACACTCTATTGAGGTTTTGAGCTGCAACCAAttattctctatttcttttgACATTTGTTACTCAATTAGCTTGTCAATATGTCGTGAATAATTCTTTAGATCCTTGCaacatttcacaacaattttatgTGGGGAGTTTGGATCTTTCCCTACATGACGAATTAATGGACAATTCATTCCATCATTCACCTTTTTCCAATTATTCAAACTTGTTGAAATGAATGCATTTGATCCAGGACGACCTATTGGTTTCTTACCAAAAAGGTAGCAAGGTAGACAATATATCGCATCCATTGAAGGTGAGTATTCCAACCAATCACTATGTTATTCAAACcatgaaaattgaaatcaacAATGATGATTATCATTGTTGTATGGATAGTctatatttttagtttgatatGGACCTTCTTTAAGATAAGCTCGTCGGATTTCATCTTGTTTGTTGATAGGAGATTCACATATTTGTTTACGTGATCCTTGATCACGATCTATCTCTTCAGATTGAATTTTTGAACATTTGGAGGGTGTTCATCAGGCATTGAAGAATCAACATTTGTTTCTACAGCCAAAGGTGTCCTAAATTCTAAATTGCtaactcttttttcttaaagaatgcatcaattgttttttagttgctcataattcttttagctttaagaatatgactcaaaaattaacctaaaaagaactttaaaaaaaaaatcttaattagaaatttttacttaaTTATATGGATGCTATTCatactaaagaaaaaaacaaaatttccactATAATTTAAGCAGACAACCCATCATCATtcctattattaaaattttcctgtattttaatttttttaatacgactttaattaataataacacctcaaacaaaaaaaaaattaaagacacatgtacacaacataaaccaaacaatttaATAACACCCATAGCCACATGATATCTAACTGATAAAAAATAGGTAataaatcaaaacaattttaccTTAGAAACTTTGCCTTCACAAAGTGCAAATATGAGTGTGGGTTGTGTGGTAATGCCTACAACTGTATATCTTCCCTTCAAGACTCATCACAAACAACCTCCCCATGCCTTCAATCATGTATTTCTCTAAAAATctatgaaaaatgaaagagcATGTGAATATTTAGGTGTAGATagttgaggggaaaaaaaaaaaaaaaaagacactaaaaAGAGATGAAGGTGTAGTgttgaaaaaagagaagaaaaatcacCAGTCACCAAGTTCCCACTCCTAAAATTTGACAATAAAGTATACTGAGTGATTTATTTTAGaaagcaagaagaaagaaaaaaatggtcgggtttttttttttttctcgaatCATGAGGACTGAGGAGGGCTGACTGCTGAACTAATGAGTTGAGTTTTGGGGGCTGGTAGTGATACCAGTGGTAGCGTACcacagaagagaaaaaaaaaaaagttaagaaagaAAGGGTTTCCAAAGGTATTTTGAGATTAAGAATGGGTTGATAAAGtgaaatttttgttgtgaaGTGTTTGGACTTTTGAGTATTTAAATGTAAGGTGGGCCAAGTTTTGTTTTATTGGAGTACAAAAGAGGCCTAAGACTAAAGCAAACTTGGGAGAATAGAAGAAatatgggggggggggggatgttCATCATAGGCGGGcccaattatattttctatatacactagtgaatttttttttttttttgtaggagCCACGCCCCCCCCAAGGGGCTATGTGGCTCCACCCCTGTCTCCAACTCCTCATAGATTGCAAGTTTCATCCCATCAAGAAACTAGCTTCTCGCAATATCTATAGTGTTTTAAAGACTCTATGGGCTATTACATAATTGTTTTGAGCAACCGCATTTATTTTGGAAGTATTGTACTTCGTTTATATTATTGTCatagtttggatttttttttttttggtaggtaGACAAGTGTTTTGTTAAATTCAAGATGATACTTTAAGCATATGTTATGTAttggtattatatatatatatatatatatatatatatatatatatatatctatttgaATCTATGGTTAATGTGTTAGTTTGGACATTTGTTATTGTAGAATATTGATGATCAATAGATCTATTTGATCTATTACAAGCTTGTGTTAGTTATTGTGGTATTTTAAGTAGgtttttatagtattttaatatgataaaatgaaaaaaaaagagtaataatGAGCAATTTTTTAGCAATGTTTTTAAAATGTCACTAAAAAGCATGAGATAAACCCTTTAGCGATGTTTTTAAAATGTCGCTATAGGATTTATTATTTGCGGTGTTTTAGGAATGTCGCTAAATGTATTTTCCTACATAAAAAgcaaaaatgttatattatttattgaCGTTCTTGAAAACGTCACTAAAGTTTTTTAAGGCAGTTAATTACTTATATATGacaatgttttgaaaaatgtcaCAATAGACCTACAACGACGGTGCTATAGCAAGATTTTTGaatgtggtaaaaaaaataaaaataaaaaacacaatagaccatttgtgtctacagtgatttttttttttttttttggcaacatTTTACAAACTGccgaaactttttttttttttctttctttcttttgtagtgAATAGGCAGTACTAGTATATATTGatgcctttattttgtttccaAATCTACCGCCTATGGTGGATAAGTTATGTACCCTTGATAAAGAGGGAGCTTTATTGTAATATACTTATTGCTATTTAATTCCAGTTATCctcttttatctttaaaaaaaaaaaaacttttttttttaaagttcttttttataatcattaaaaaaaaccactcttttctcttttggtttgtttaCGCAAACactggcctttttttttttttttttttgagaatccagtTAAATACGTTTTATTAAGGCAGGCTAGGTAAATCTGCCTGAAAAATTGAAACAAGGTCTGGTGGTACAGTATCCAGCCAGACAGTCATTAAGTGTAGAGACTTTGCCTTACGAGCTAGGGAGTGGGCATTGGTTGTTCATCTAAATCATCTTGACTCTATCTGCCAATGCCAAGCCCACTAccacatataaatataaatcataaTCCCCATAATTTTCTTTACAAGAAGCTACTAGGGAGATATGGATGTTGTCGATCTCATAGAGGTTAAGCCTCGTTGGCTTCATCTACAATGAGGTGGGGTTGGGCTATTTTGGGTTTCATGGCCATcaagggaaaaataaaactaaaaggggtaaattacatatttggtccctaacttttacactaaatgtcaatttgatccttagcatttcaaatgtgtcaatttgattcctaacattttggtattgtgtca from Castanea sativa cultivar Marrone di Chiusa Pesio chromosome 11, ASM4071231v1 harbors:
- the LOC142616427 gene encoding uncharacterized protein LOC142616427 produces the protein MGITNILCQALQQHSQDLLNAMHLVSTTKSHIQKLRDDGWGPLLASVTSFCGQHEIHIPNLNACYTNARDRYRHQDKALTTIEHHLRIDIFTIAIDFQLQELNSRFCELIANLLTLNSTLNPKNAFRSFKIGDICNLVENYYPQDFTEQKMSFEASIATL
- the LOC142616428 gene encoding uncharacterized protein LOC142616428, whose translation is MQNFAFSLTKPGISRRESMVIILRFVDKNSFIKERFFHIVHVRDTTALTIKKEICVVLSRYNLHIENIRGQGYDGASHMRGEWNVLKALFLNECPYAYYVHCMAHKLQLVLVTASREVKVVYQFFDHLTNIINIVVSSSMRNDESQYAQGIQIENMIASNEIETRRGANQIGTLQRAGYTHWGSHFQSICSLIKNFDATCKVISTIFEDNVVMSRELIMY